Genomic DNA from Gimesia aquarii:
CTTTGATCTCATCTCAGATAAAGAGCAGCAAAAAACCTCGCAATCAAACTGATGTGCGAGGTGATTTTAATGATTTCAAATTTTAGCAAACAGAAGCAAGCTGCCCCATCAAGATTAGAACTTGATGTGCTTGCGTTTTTGCTTACGTGCTTTCGCACTCGCAGGTCGACGACCGTGGTTTGCTTTTTTCAATTTTCGTTGTGTTTTGGCCATGACGATATCCTTTAATGGTCTTCAATTTTTGCAATCAAGACCACACGTTGACTGATGAGGTCTGCAAATTGTTATCGGTACAGGGTCGAGCATTCTAGTCGAACGTCGTCCTGAAAAAAAGCCAATCAGCCAAAAATCGCTTTTTCGAGCGGAATTCTCTGAAATCAGCTTGGATTTTGGGCCAAAAGTTTGTTTGTCAGACCCTCAGTATGTGGACTGTTGTTCTTGCTCTGGTTAGCATGGTGAGGAATCTATGAATACTGGACAAATTTAAACACGAACCTGAATTGTGCTAAAGAAATTCCTCATGCTAGCCAAACTATTTACTTATTCGTTATTGGGAATTGATGCCAAACCGGTTGAAGTTGAGGTAGATATCTCTCCCGGAGCGATGCCGAAAACCATTCTGGTGGGATTAGCAGAAGCGGCCGTTAAGGAGAGTACGCATCGTATAGAACGGGCTCTAGTCAACAGTGGTTACAATCGTCCCATTGATCGGATTGTTATCAACCTTTCACCAGCTGACCTCCCCAAGGATGCGGCTTCGTTTGATCTGCCGATTGCTTTAGGTCTGCTGATTGCGAGTGGGCAATTGGCCTCAGATCGATTTCAGGATTTTGCTGTGGTAGGAGAGCTGGCGTTGGATGGTACGATTCGTCCGGTGCGTGGCGCGTTATCGATGGCACTAGCGGCACGTGAGCAGGGGAAGCAGGGGTTGTTAGTTCCGGTTCAGAACGCAGAAGAGGCTGCTGTCGTAGAAGGTCTGGATGTGTTCGCCGTGGGTACTTTGGCAGAAGCCGTTGGTTTTTATACGGGAAATTTACCCATCGAAGCAGTTGAGTTTTGCTGGGAAGATGCTCTGGAAGAACATGCCCAATACGATATTGATTACAGTGATGTCAAGGGGCAGGAATATTCAAAGCGTGCGATCACTGTGGCAGCGGCCGGTATGCATCATTTACTGATGATTGGTTCTCCCGGTACAGGCAAGACACTCTTGGCCTCACGGCTCAGTACCATTCTTCCTCGGCTTTCGCAGGAAGAAAGCTTGGAGACGACACGCATTTATAGTGCGATGGGGCGCTTACAGAGCAATCAATCACTAGTCATGTTGCGGCAGTTTCGCATGCCCCACCATACGATTAGTGAAGCAGGTTTGGTGGGAGGAGGGTCGACACCGGCGCCTGGTGAGATCAGTTTGGCGCATAACGGGCTCTTATTTCTCGATGAACTTCCTGAGTTTAATCGACGTACCTTAGAGGTATTGAGGCAACCATTAGAAGGAGGCAATGTCACGATCTCCCGTGTGATGGGTAGCGTAACTTTTCCTGCGAACGTGATGTTAATTGCCGCCATGAATCCCTGCCCCTGTGGCTATCTTTCTGACACGCGTCGAAAATGTTCCTGCAATCCGGTCCAGATCGAACGTTATCTTTCTAAAATCAGTGGCCCGTTACTGGATCGAATTGACATTCATATTGAAGTGCCTCCTGTTCCTTTTCGCGAACTTTCAAATCAATCATCGGGAACAAACAGTGCCACTATGCGCGAACAGGTATTGGAAGCGCGGGAGATTCAGGCCCGCCGATTTAAACATGAATCGAATTCCCACAACGGTCGCATGACGCCGCGGCAATTGCGAAAATATAGTCAATTGGCTGCAGACGCAGAAGCATTATTGAAATCAGCGATGGAAGAAATGGGCCTCTCAGCGCGGGCACACGATAAAATTTTGCGCATCAGCCGCACGATTGCTGACCTTGAACCTTGCGATCAAATCACGGCGGCTCATGTAAGTGAAGCCATCAATTATCGTACCCTGGATCGGCAATTCTGGTCATAAGAGCGCAGCCCATTCTACTGGTATAAGGCTTAGCCTTGATGTGATTCCAGTTCTTGTGTCATCAGTTGAGCGATGATGTTCATCAGCTTTTTTTTCTGAATGGGTTTGGTTGCGTAAGCGTCACAACCGGCATCAAGACATTTTTCCATGTCGTGTTTCATTGCATGGGCGGTTAAAGCAATAATCGGGCTTAAATATCCTGCATCGCGTAGTTTCCTGGTAGCCGTATAACCATCCATCACTGGCATTTGCATATCCATCAAAATGAAATCATAAGGCGCTCCATTTTCGAACTTTACGATTGCCTGCTCATAACCAATTTTACCATTCTCAGCGAGATCCACATCGATACCTTCCTTTTTTAACAGGAAAGAGATGAGTCGCTGATTATCCACACCATCTTCAACAATTAGTGCCTTGCGCGTTGAATTCGAGACACTTGTTTCAAGCAATTGATGAGAATTTATTTCGCTGGAAGATTTTGTGATTGAGTTTTCATCTAATTGCAAAAGAGGGACTGCCTCAAGAGATCCTGTATTCACAGTTACTGTAAAAGTACTACCTTGATTTACAGTACTTTTTACTTGAATCATACCACCCAGCATTTCAACCAGCCGTTTTGTGATCGTCAAACCGAGTCCCGTACCTCCAAATTTCCTTGTAGTTGAGTTGTCAGCTTGTGTGAAAGGTTGGTAGATCTGTGAAATCGCTTCTTCAGAAAGGCCGATTCCTGTATCGATGATATCAAATTGAAGTTGTGGTGAAGCATCTTTGGACTGAATGAGTTGTGTTCGTAATTCAACAGAACCCGATTTAGTAAATTTGATCGCATTTCCGAGCAGGTTGATCAGAATTTGTCGAAGTCGAGTCGGGTCTGAAGTAATTGTTTCTGGTATGGGATTTTGAAAAGAAATGATGAAATTCAAACCTTTCGAGTCTGCCTTAAATTGCATTAATGATGCAATATCACTCACAATTTCTCGAGTGTTGATTTGCATGTTTTCGAGAGTGATTTTCCCAGCTTCAATTTTTGATAAATCAAGAATATCATTGATGATTTCGATGAGGTGTTCACCGTTTCGCTTTACGATGGTTGCAGATTCAATGTTTTCTTCATCGTTTAGATTACCAAGTAGTATATCTGCGAAACCCAAAATGGAATTCATAGGAGTACGGATTTCATGACTCATATTTGCTAGAAATTCACTCTTTGCTTGATTTGCTGCTTCCGCTTTGTAGCGTGCTTCATTCAGTGACTTTTCATACTCTTTACGTTTGCTGATATCTTGAATAATTCCAGTGAAAATGTTCCGATCAGCCAGTACGACTGAGCTGAGCGCAAGTTCTGCTGGAAATGTAGAACCATCTTTTCTTTGGGCGATAATTTCTTGTCTCCCTCCGATGGCTTTTCGCAGTTCTGGATTGAGAGCATCAATCGTATTTTTATCTTGCCGTTGCTCCTGTTTTAGAGGAATTAATAAATCGATGTTTTTTCCTATGGCTTCATGATTTTGATAACCGAATAACTGCTCCGCTCCGAGATTAAACTCTTCAATGAACCCCCGGGGATTGATTGTGATTACGGCATCAATCACATTATCCATGATAGATCGGTATCGCGTCTCGCGATCTTTCACATTTGCTAACAACATTTCCTGGGCATCCAATACCCGGTTGTATTGATAACCAACAATACCCGCTTCCGAAAACGAATCGATATCAGCTCTTAACGCGTTTTCTCCTTTTTCGTTGGCGACCATTGTCTTCAGGAGTTGATGCAGCTCTGTTGAAGCTCCATGTTCTACTACATTGAGTCCTATTTTTTCTTCTTCCACAGTCACGCGGATGGGCTTGAATCGATTGAGAAATGACATGCAAATCCAGATCACCCCAAAACTCCACAGGAAACAGGTGACAACACCTAAGGCTTGAATTCCAAACTGTTGTACGCGAGAAACTCCATTTTGAAAGTGTTCTATATCAGCGAAAATGGCAACCGCCAATGTTCCCCAGGCTCCGGCAAATCCATGCACGGGAATGGCTCCGACAACATCATCCACCTGGAATCGCTTTTCCAGGAGATGGAGTGAAGCCAGCATGACCACCCCAGCAATGGCGCCAATCAGGATCGCACTTGTGTAAGAGACGGCGTTACAAGATGCGGTGATAGCCACGAGCCCTGCTAGTGATCCATTAAAGACTTTTTCGACGGAGATTTGTTTCGAGGTCATCATTACCCAAAATAACGCACACAATCCTCCTGAGATGCCCGCTAAGATCGTGTTTAAGAATATGACTGGAACTTCGCTATTCAAAGCCAGTGTGCTACCACCATTAAATCCAAACCATCCCAGCCAGATTAATAAAACACCCAGTCCTGCTAACGGAAGATTACTTGATGAAAAGTGAGTCTGGTTCGACTTTTGAGAAAAACGTCCGGTACGCGGGCCAAGAATCAGAACCGTTGCCATTGCAGACCAGGCTCCTACGGAATGCACAACCGTCGAACCTGCAAAGTCAATGAAGCCCAATTTTCCTAACCATCCTGAAGGATCACCGGCTAAGGTTTTTGCCCAAGCCCAATGGCCAAACAGGGGGTAAACAATGGCACCAATCGCACATGCCAGGAACAGGTATGATCGAAATTTCATACGTTCTGCGACGGCTCCCGATGAAATCGTCATTGCCGTACCGCAAAAAACGAGTTGGAAAAGAAATACAACCGTCATCCAGTGAGTGTTGCTTGAGTCTTCAAAAGCGAAATGAGATGTTCCCAATAATCCGTGAAAGGAATTACCGAACATCAGGCCGTAGCCCAGGAGCCAGAACAGTAAGGCGCCTATGAAAAAATCGACAATGTTCTTGAGTACAACATTAATGCTGTTTTTTGATCGGGAGAGTCCAGATTCAAGGCAGCAAAAACCAGCCTGCATCAGGAAGACCAGGCTGGTACATGTTAGCACCCAAATGATGTTAGTCGTTAACTCATAGGACATTAAAAAAGTGAGCCTTCGATTTCTGACTGAACGACCATAGTGCGCGCGTATGATCGTTGGAGATTTGGAGGACCTTGAAACTTTACGTTGGTTTTGACGACAGTCAAAAAGAAACTGAGGGAAAGTCCTCACTTGGTACACGATTTCATAGCAGAATAATCGATGCAGTCGTTTTATTCGGACTGGACTAAGATGAATCCAAGTACTATTGAGAAAGTCTCAAACTC
This window encodes:
- the amt gene encoding ammonium transporter — translated: MSYELTTNIIWVLTCTSLVFLMQAGFCCLESGLSRSKNSINVVLKNIVDFFIGALLFWLLGYGLMFGNSFHGLLGTSHFAFEDSSNTHWMTVVFLFQLVFCGTAMTISSGAVAERMKFRSYLFLACAIGAIVYPLFGHWAWAKTLAGDPSGWLGKLGFIDFAGSTVVHSVGAWSAMATVLILGPRTGRFSQKSNQTHFSSSNLPLAGLGVLLIWLGWFGFNGGSTLALNSEVPVIFLNTILAGISGGLCALFWVMMTSKQISVEKVFNGSLAGLVAITASCNAVSYTSAILIGAIAGVVMLASLHLLEKRFQVDDVVGAIPVHGFAGAWGTLAVAIFADIEHFQNGVSRVQQFGIQALGVVTCFLWSFGVIWICMSFLNRFKPIRVTVEEEKIGLNVVEHGASTELHQLLKTMVANEKGENALRADIDSFSEAGIVGYQYNRVLDAQEMLLANVKDRETRYRSIMDNVIDAVITINPRGFIEEFNLGAEQLFGYQNHEAIGKNIDLLIPLKQEQRQDKNTIDALNPELRKAIGGRQEIIAQRKDGSTFPAELALSSVVLADRNIFTGIIQDISKRKEYEKSLNEARYKAEAANQAKSEFLANMSHEIRTPMNSILGFADILLGNLNDEENIESATIVKRNGEHLIEIINDILDLSKIEAGKITLENMQINTREIVSDIASLMQFKADSKGLNFIISFQNPIPETITSDPTRLRQILINLLGNAIKFTKSGSVELRTQLIQSKDASPQLQFDIIDTGIGLSEEAISQIYQPFTQADNSTTRKFGGTGLGLTITKRLVEMLGGMIQVKSTVNQGSTFTVTVNTGSLEAVPLLQLDENSITKSSSEINSHQLLETSVSNSTRKALIVEDGVDNQRLISFLLKKEGIDVDLAENGKIGYEQAIVKFENGAPYDFILMDMQMPVMDGYTATRKLRDAGYLSPIIALTAHAMKHDMEKCLDAGCDAYATKPIQKKKLMNIIAQLMTQELESHQG
- a CDS encoding 50S ribosomal protein bL37, which gives rise to MAKTQRKLKKANHGRRPASAKARKQKRKHIKF
- a CDS encoding YifB family Mg chelatase-like AAA ATPase, producing MLAKLFTYSLLGIDAKPVEVEVDISPGAMPKTILVGLAEAAVKESTHRIERALVNSGYNRPIDRIVINLSPADLPKDAASFDLPIALGLLIASGQLASDRFQDFAVVGELALDGTIRPVRGALSMALAAREQGKQGLLVPVQNAEEAAVVEGLDVFAVGTLAEAVGFYTGNLPIEAVEFCWEDALEEHAQYDIDYSDVKGQEYSKRAITVAAAGMHHLLMIGSPGTGKTLLASRLSTILPRLSQEESLETTRIYSAMGRLQSNQSLVMLRQFRMPHHTISEAGLVGGGSTPAPGEISLAHNGLLFLDELPEFNRRTLEVLRQPLEGGNVTISRVMGSVTFPANVMLIAAMNPCPCGYLSDTRRKCSCNPVQIERYLSKISGPLLDRIDIHIEVPPVPFRELSNQSSGTNSATMREQVLEAREIQARRFKHESNSHNGRMTPRQLRKYSQLAADAEALLKSAMEEMGLSARAHDKILRISRTIADLEPCDQITAAHVSEAINYRTLDRQFWS